Proteins encoded by one window of Streptomyces uncialis:
- a CDS encoding acyl-CoA dehydrogenase family protein codes for MRATIGHSRDEGDSMGDEGRLNVSAELAGVLERIDALGARLDERAPSAEELGRLPEDTARALLDTGIVRAELPLGLGGYEFAPRQLIQAAERVSYHDAAAGWTMVALQMITGTTAAYLAADTAAELFPDIPNGKHALLAGHGTRPGRAVPVEGGYRVSGQWQFASGVAHATHIHSAFQVEGTGEQRVLTMPKSQVTLDGNWDVLGLRATHSVDYHCTDVYVPHEYTYAATTDTPLNGGALYRLGLVNLSAIGHTGWTLGVGRRLLDEMKRVAAARTGSRGAAVDTSQFHAEYATAEAGLRAARAWANDVWRDVERTLDKGELPSTEQDTLIRLALNHTTSTVSGVGRTVHRWAGSAAIRRGPLDRFLRDLGTGAQHITSSPVVLQNCGKWLSGAAPDARWSFLDLT; via the coding sequence GTGCGTGCGACAATCGGGCACAGCCGCGACGAGGGGGATTCCATGGGCGACGAGGGCCGGCTGAATGTCAGTGCGGAACTGGCCGGGGTGCTGGAGCGGATCGACGCGCTCGGGGCGAGGCTCGACGAACGGGCGCCCTCCGCCGAGGAGTTGGGGCGGCTCCCCGAGGACACGGCACGCGCGCTGCTCGACACGGGGATCGTGCGGGCCGAGCTGCCGCTGGGCCTCGGTGGGTACGAGTTCGCGCCCCGGCAGCTGATCCAGGCGGCGGAGCGGGTGAGCTACCACGACGCCGCGGCCGGATGGACCATGGTCGCGCTCCAGATGATCACCGGGACCACCGCGGCGTACCTCGCCGCGGACACCGCGGCCGAGCTGTTCCCGGACATACCGAACGGCAAGCACGCGCTGCTGGCCGGGCACGGTACGCGACCCGGCCGGGCCGTGCCCGTGGAGGGCGGCTACCGGGTCAGCGGTCAGTGGCAGTTCGCCTCCGGGGTGGCGCACGCCACCCACATCCACAGCGCGTTCCAGGTCGAGGGCACCGGTGAGCAGCGGGTCCTCACGATGCCGAAGTCCCAGGTCACCCTGGACGGCAACTGGGATGTGCTCGGGCTGCGCGCGACGCACAGCGTCGACTACCACTGCACCGACGTGTACGTCCCGCACGAGTACACCTACGCCGCGACCACGGACACCCCGCTCAACGGTGGCGCCCTCTACCGCCTCGGCCTGGTCAACCTGTCGGCGATCGGGCACACGGGGTGGACCCTCGGCGTCGGCCGGCGCCTTCTGGACGAGATGAAGCGGGTCGCGGCGGCGCGGACCGGTTCGCGGGGCGCGGCGGTCGACACCTCCCAGTTCCACGCCGAGTACGCGACGGCCGAAGCCGGGCTGCGGGCCGCCCGCGCCTGGGCGAACGACGTATGGCGGGACGTCGAACGGACGCTGGACAAGGGTGAGCTGCCGAGCACGGAGCAGGACACCCTGATCCGTCTCGCGCTCAATCACACGACCTCGACCGTGTCCGGCGTGGGCCGCACCGTGCACCGCTGGGCCGGTTCGGCGGCGATCCGCCGCGGCCCGCTCGACCGCTTCCTGCGCGACCTCGGCACGGGCGCGCAGCACATCACGTCGAGCCCGGTCGTACTCCAGAACTGCGGCAAGTGGCTGAGCGGCGCCGCACCGGACGCCCGCTGGAGCTTCCTCGACCTGACGTGA
- a CDS encoding Tat pathway signal protein — MARTRNTRLAEVIRETGWPQTQVATHFLRVAAEAGADELLTVSRSHVSMWVGGTRPEGRAVAVLCETFSRKLGRVVTPAQIGLAPVEEEQRTGSWDIGTLTALSELGGTQMDIARRRLLKTSAYSAVGTALPPDTWWDQALTDAQARQPLSRDRVTGAHVEAVRDAHAHYSRGDQLLGGRAGRSALTAYLHTDVADYLAARIPSEQLRKDLMSGAGELAYLVGWMSFDSAEHGRAQHYFRLALRMAAEADDAPLAGHILRAMSHQAADLGHSRDAVNLASASVERKRYTAAGPRERALIGVVHARALAADGQRRAAVAALRRAEDDLTAADPAAGAEPQRVFFFGEASLASQTAHTLTALGDLDGAGRQFTRSVRTRRAQTFRRTHSVTLGYLGAVQVKQGALDAAIGTWTEALDAMEGVHSGRATETVVQMRRALSPFRHRGNQAAGALDDRARTLLRRTG; from the coding sequence ATGGCGCGCACACGCAACACCCGGCTCGCGGAAGTGATCCGGGAGACCGGCTGGCCGCAGACCCAGGTGGCGACGCACTTCTTACGCGTGGCCGCCGAAGCCGGAGCGGACGAACTCCTGACGGTGTCCCGCTCCCACGTCTCCATGTGGGTCGGCGGGACACGACCCGAAGGGCGGGCCGTGGCAGTCTTGTGCGAGACGTTCTCGCGGAAGCTGGGACGCGTCGTCACACCCGCACAGATCGGTCTCGCTCCGGTCGAGGAAGAGCAGCGAACCGGCAGCTGGGACATCGGCACGTTGACCGCGCTATCCGAACTCGGGGGTACCCAGATGGACATAGCCCGCAGGCGGCTCCTCAAGACATCCGCCTACTCGGCCGTCGGCACGGCACTTCCCCCCGACACCTGGTGGGACCAGGCCCTCACCGACGCCCAGGCCCGCCAACCCCTCTCGCGGGACCGGGTCACCGGCGCGCACGTCGAAGCGGTGCGCGACGCCCACGCCCACTACTCGCGCGGCGATCAGCTGCTCGGCGGGCGTGCGGGCAGGAGCGCGCTGACCGCCTACCTCCACACGGACGTCGCCGACTACCTGGCCGCCCGCATCCCCTCCGAACAGCTCCGCAAGGACCTCATGTCAGGAGCCGGTGAACTCGCCTACCTCGTGGGCTGGATGAGCTTCGACAGCGCCGAGCACGGTCGGGCCCAGCACTACTTCCGACTCGCACTGCGTATGGCCGCCGAAGCCGACGACGCGCCCCTCGCCGGACACATCCTGCGTGCCATGTCCCACCAGGCCGCCGATCTCGGCCACAGCCGCGATGCCGTGAACCTCGCCTCCGCCTCCGTCGAGCGCAAGCGCTACACCGCGGCAGGTCCCCGTGAACGGGCCCTCATCGGGGTCGTCCACGCCCGTGCCCTCGCCGCTGACGGTCAGCGGCGTGCAGCCGTCGCCGCGCTGAGGAGGGCCGAGGACGACCTCACCGCCGCCGACCCCGCCGCCGGTGCCGAACCGCAGAGGGTCTTCTTCTTCGGCGAGGCGTCCCTCGCCTCGCAGACCGCCCACACCCTGACCGCACTCGGTGATCTGGACGGCGCCGGACGGCAGTTCACCCGCAGCGTCCGCACCCGCCGCGCACAGACCTTCCGCCGCACCCACTCCGTCACCCTCGGATACCTCGGCGCCGTCCAGGTCAAACAGGGCGCCCTTGACGCCGCGATCGGCACCTGGACCGAAGCCCTCGACGCGATGGAAGGCGTCCACTCCGGCCGTGCCACGGAGACCGTCGTCCAGATGCGCCGCGCACTCAGCCCCTTCCGCCATCGCGGCAACCAGGCCGCCGGCGCGCTCGACGACCGGGCGCGCACCCTGTTGCGCCGCACAGGCTGA
- a CDS encoding DNRLRE domain-containing protein, giving the protein MTFSDTETGERRAVMPAPVMWDASVDKPSGEHTRRVRVGMKVVDKGTGRIDLVVTPSAEFLADPRTRYPVTVDPSTSGLASTFDTYVQRGEAVDLSTDTELDFGDPGTKNPDGTTRLARSFIHWNTTPIQDALIIDTNLALWNFHSGNTDCTNQQWTVWDTTQASTSSRWTSQPTWHQQYHASAQTRGNPGCTAAQPDGWINADVDVLVQTWASAKATRGYMGLRAAAADTRGWKRVNSGNATANQPKLTVTYNYRPSDGTAQQAGPPFRTHNQVWGVNTLTPTLRDKFTDANGDKVNGSFQVYDAETNTPITTPAGDGVIVSAFVTPGTWATVQVPGGQLVDGKMYKFRTNAYDGTHYNLGWSPWRTFVAETAAAGVPTSLQPGDAYTINDPALIANPAQVDQILNRDGNLEALGLKPRTRPAMGQTTPTSVGPKAVWERTYTVPSHRFNRGRKPENNGQHPYEYIASTNECRNADDADNASGWLKNRFSYCQETMTVMPAVKCGLWPPGCYLQGTFISTNTLIGRGQIGGLNGSTLTRFAEFDFNVDVFLSSGDFNKAGAKLEARLECKGDWAIGVPGSPTAQDACQPGIHVGRTDSPSQWKHNGDTTFDLWSLAPKLPDLANGDQIATGQFTPILKFTLPGYSQVIPAGGEKGEIRFDSAAYNQRAQAGSVFPDATPALRYDRSDKSVPTAPVEPYYGVAAVADHIGDALNNPGGTYPTKASKKLPGGSPLNPMHRLVPGFGANEKARYDANRSVVTSTCNNPAVPGQPPAGVQLDCDEFPFASSYQGAARHQYEGEPYRDDFSVRYIDPIENQEAGRRLGAWYDNDRILSYDPFIITVGN; this is encoded by the coding sequence GTGACGTTCAGCGACACCGAGACCGGAGAGCGGCGAGCGGTGATGCCCGCTCCAGTCATGTGGGACGCCTCGGTGGACAAACCGTCCGGCGAACACACTCGTCGTGTCCGCGTCGGCATGAAGGTAGTGGACAAGGGCACCGGCCGCATCGACCTGGTCGTCACACCCAGCGCGGAATTCCTCGCCGACCCCAGAACCCGATACCCAGTCACGGTCGACCCTTCGACTTCCGGTCTTGCCTCAACGTTCGACACGTATGTGCAGCGCGGCGAAGCCGTCGATCTGTCCACCGACACCGAACTCGACTTCGGCGACCCTGGCACCAAGAACCCGGACGGCACCACCCGGCTCGCCCGGTCCTTCATCCACTGGAACACCACGCCCATTCAGGACGCGTTGATCATCGACACGAACCTGGCGCTGTGGAACTTCCACTCCGGCAACACCGACTGCACCAACCAACAATGGACGGTGTGGGACACCACGCAGGCGTCCACCTCTTCCAGGTGGACCAGCCAGCCCACCTGGCACCAGCAGTACCACGCCTCAGCACAGACTCGCGGCAACCCCGGCTGCACAGCCGCGCAGCCCGACGGCTGGATCAACGCCGACGTGGACGTCCTTGTCCAGACCTGGGCCTCGGCGAAGGCGACCCGCGGCTACATGGGCCTGCGCGCTGCCGCAGCGGACACCCGAGGCTGGAAGCGTGTCAACTCAGGCAACGCGACGGCGAACCAGCCAAAGCTGACCGTGACCTACAACTACCGTCCCTCCGACGGAACGGCTCAGCAAGCAGGGCCGCCCTTTCGGACCCACAACCAGGTCTGGGGTGTCAATACCCTCACACCGACGCTGCGGGACAAGTTCACGGACGCGAACGGCGACAAGGTCAACGGCAGCTTCCAGGTCTACGACGCGGAAACCAACACGCCCATCACCACTCCTGCCGGGGACGGCGTGATCGTCTCCGCCTTCGTCACCCCGGGCACGTGGGCGACCGTCCAGGTGCCGGGCGGGCAGCTCGTGGACGGCAAGATGTACAAGTTCCGCACCAACGCCTACGACGGCACCCACTACAACCTGGGCTGGTCCCCTTGGCGGACGTTCGTCGCGGAGACCGCCGCCGCAGGCGTTCCCACCTCTCTCCAACCCGGCGACGCCTACACGATCAACGATCCCGCTCTGATCGCCAACCCCGCCCAGGTCGATCAAATCCTCAACAGGGACGGGAATCTGGAAGCACTGGGGCTCAAACCGCGCACACGCCCCGCCATGGGCCAGACCACACCGACGTCCGTCGGGCCGAAGGCTGTCTGGGAACGCACCTACACCGTTCCCAGTCACCGGTTCAACCGGGGCCGCAAGCCGGAGAACAACGGCCAGCACCCGTACGAGTACATCGCGAGCACCAACGAGTGCCGAAACGCTGACGACGCGGACAACGCGTCGGGGTGGCTCAAGAACCGCTTCTCGTACTGCCAGGAGACCATGACGGTCATGCCAGCGGTCAAGTGCGGTTTGTGGCCCCCCGGCTGCTACCTACAGGGCACATTCATTTCTACCAACACCCTGATCGGTAGAGGTCAGATCGGCGGCTTGAACGGAAGCACGCTGACTCGTTTCGCCGAATTCGACTTCAATGTGGACGTCTTCCTCTCCAGCGGCGACTTCAACAAAGCCGGCGCCAAGCTGGAAGCACGACTGGAATGCAAGGGGGACTGGGCCATAGGAGTGCCGGGAAGCCCCACCGCACAGGACGCCTGCCAGCCTGGTATCCACGTCGGACGAACTGATTCACCCAGCCAGTGGAAGCACAACGGCGACACCACATTCGACCTGTGGTCCCTCGCCCCCAAGCTGCCCGACCTCGCCAACGGCGATCAGATCGCCACAGGTCAGTTCACACCGATCCTCAAATTCACCCTCCCCGGATACTCCCAAGTCATACCCGCTGGGGGTGAAAAGGGAGAAATCCGCTTCGACAGCGCTGCCTACAACCAGCGAGCGCAAGCAGGTTCCGTCTTCCCCGACGCTACGCCCGCCCTCCGCTACGACCGGAGCGACAAGTCCGTTCCTACTGCTCCCGTGGAGCCCTACTACGGGGTAGCGGCCGTCGCGGACCACATCGGCGACGCTCTCAACAACCCGGGCGGCACGTATCCGACGAAAGCCAGCAAGAAGCTTCCCGGCGGAAGCCCCCTGAACCCGATGCATCGGCTCGTGCCCGGATTCGGCGCGAATGAGAAGGCGCGTTACGACGCCAATCGCTCCGTCGTCACCTCTACGTGCAACAATCCCGCCGTTCCAGGCCAGCCGCCGGCCGGAGTGCAGCTCGACTGCGACGAATTCCCCTTCGCCTCCAGCTATCAGGGTGCCGCGCGCCATCAGTACGAAGGCGAGCCGTACCGCGACGACTTCTCCGTCCGCTACATCGACCCCATCGAGAATCAGGAAGCCGGGCGACGTCTCGGCGCATGGTACGACAACGACCGCATCTTGAGCTACGACCCGTTCATCATCACGGTCGGCAACTGA
- a CDS encoding beta-propeller fold lactonase family protein — protein sequence MSRFAVALTVAAGCLIPLSASAAPAPASAPGRAAAGPVHAYVANTAGDSVSVIDTASNTVTATVPVGDGPRSVALSPDGTRVYAANDYSDSVSVIDTASNTVTATVPVGDGPFSVAVSPDGDRAYTADFQANTVSVIDTATNTVTATVRVARSPQAVTVSPDGARVYTANFGANSVSVINTATNTVTDTVRVGNGPASVAVSRDGARVYTANSFSNSVSVVDTASNTVTGTVAVGEGPRAVAVSPDGTHAYAGNTLGKTVSVIDTAANTATGTVTVGDGPRGVALSPDGARAYVASSFPNTVSVIDTATDAVTDTVAVGRSPSSIAVGALPPPVADLAVALTATPVPGLLNARIDYTLDLTNNGPDPLDEATVTATLPGSVTATSPDCTPTAGKVTCTLTGLAPGASATRAFTIRVAALSLGRPYTVTATRTASAPTDPNPANDTATRTCTATTSLNITCT from the coding sequence ATGTCCCGGTTCGCCGTCGCGCTGACGGTGGCCGCAGGATGCCTGATTCCCCTGTCGGCGTCCGCCGCTCCAGCACCGGCTTCCGCTCCGGGGCGGGCGGCCGCAGGGCCGGTCCACGCCTACGTCGCGAACACCGCCGGCGATTCGGTTTCCGTGATCGACACGGCCTCGAACACGGTCACCGCCACAGTTCCGGTCGGGGACGGACCCCGGTCGGTCGCGCTGTCCCCGGACGGGACACGGGTCTACGCCGCCAACGACTACTCCGACTCGGTCTCCGTGATCGACACGGCCTCGAACACGGTCACCGCTACAGTTCCGGTCGGGGACGGGCCGTTCTCGGTGGCGGTGTCCCCCGACGGTGACCGCGCATACACCGCCGACTTCCAGGCAAATACGGTGTCGGTGATCGACACGGCGACGAATACGGTGACCGCGACGGTCCGGGTCGCGAGGAGTCCGCAGGCGGTGACGGTCTCCCCCGACGGAGCCCGCGTCTACACCGCCAACTTCGGCGCGAACTCGGTCTCCGTGATCAACACCGCGACCAACACGGTCACGGACACCGTCAGGGTCGGAAACGGTCCGGCGTCGGTGGCGGTGTCCCGGGACGGGGCCCGCGTCTACACCGCCAACTCCTTCTCCAATTCGGTCTCCGTAGTCGACACCGCGTCCAACACCGTCACCGGCACGGTCGCCGTCGGGGAGGGGCCCCGGGCCGTGGCCGTTTCCCCCGACGGGACCCACGCCTACGCCGGCAACACCCTCGGCAAGACGGTGTCGGTGATCGACACCGCCGCCAACACGGCCACCGGCACAGTCACCGTAGGTGATGGCCCTCGGGGCGTGGCCCTGTCCCCGGACGGCGCCCGCGCCTACGTCGCCAGTTCCTTCCCCAACACGGTCTCCGTGATCGACACCGCGACCGACGCCGTCACGGACACCGTTGCCGTCGGACGCTCGCCCTCGTCGATCGCGGTCGGCGCTCTGCCGCCCCCGGTCGCGGACCTGGCCGTCGCACTCACCGCGACCCCGGTCCCCGGCCTCCTCAACGCCCGTATCGACTACACCCTCGACCTCACGAACAACGGACCCGATCCGCTGGACGAAGCCACGGTCACCGCCACCCTGCCCGGCTCCGTGACGGCAACCAGCCCGGACTGCACCCCCACCGCGGGCAAGGTCACCTGCACCCTCACCGGCCTCGCCCCCGGCGCCAGCGCCACCCGTGCCTTCACCATCCGCGTCGCCGCCCTCAGCCTCGGCCGCCCCTACACCGTCACCGCCACCCGCACCGCCTCCGCACCCACCGACCCCAACCCCGCCAACGACACCGCCACCCGCACCTGCACCGCCACCACCAGCCTCAACATCACCTGCACCTGA
- a CDS encoding transposase: MTGGEWAVLEPSLPVGNNRCGCWRDHRQVINGIIHPLGTGVQWRELSPFQPDRGAVVLVGAGCTKRWSSW, translated from the coding sequence CTGACGGGCGGCGAGTGGGCAGTGCTGGAGCCGTCTTTGCCGGTGGGCAACAACCGGTGCGGCTGTTGGCGCGATCACCGGCAGGTGATCAACGGGATCATCCACCCGCTGGGCACCGGGGTGCAGTGGCGGGAACTGAGTCCTTTTCAACCTGACCGTGGGGCTGTGGTGTTGGTCGGGGCGGGCTGTACGAAACGATGGAGCTCCTGGTAG
- a CDS encoding TetR/AcrR family transcriptional regulator has protein sequence MARTKDPAVRSLLLGRAAQMLRTRQPVTLRTLVAGTGVSTMAVYTYFGGMDGLWKALRQEGFTRLAARLAAVRMSADPVRDLAALGGAYLANALDNPDLYRVMFDAGFDLEDAGTADETLHRLVEAIERAMASGRFRDEVDPQELATQSWTIGHGLASLVATGPLPHQTLAHGAPMLTALFTSAGDEPARCRRSVEHGWGRPAPARPNSPDRRDRP, from the coding sequence ATGGCAAGGACGAAAGATCCAGCGGTCCGCTCCCTGCTTCTCGGACGGGCCGCACAGATGCTGCGGACGAGGCAACCGGTCACGCTGCGCACCCTGGTCGCCGGAACCGGCGTATCAACGATGGCCGTCTACACATACTTCGGCGGTATGGACGGCCTCTGGAAGGCACTGCGACAAGAAGGCTTCACCCGCCTGGCCGCCCGACTTGCGGCCGTCAGGATGTCCGCGGACCCGGTACGAGACCTCGCCGCCCTGGGCGGCGCCTACCTGGCCAACGCCCTGGATAACCCTGACCTCTACCGCGTCATGTTCGACGCGGGCTTCGACCTCGAAGACGCCGGCACCGCGGATGAAACCCTGCACCGTCTCGTCGAGGCCATCGAGCGGGCCATGGCGAGCGGCCGCTTCCGCGACGAGGTCGACCCGCAGGAACTGGCGACACAGAGCTGGACCATCGGCCACGGACTCGCGTCCCTCGTCGCCACAGGCCCCCTGCCGCACCAGACCCTTGCGCACGGCGCACCCATGCTGACCGCACTGTTCACCAGTGCAGGAGACGAACCCGCCCGATGCCGCCGGTCGGTTGAGCACGGCTGGGGCCGGCCGGCCCCAGCCCGGCCCAACTCTCCCGATCGGAGAGACAGGCCCTAG
- a CDS encoding SAM-dependent methyltransferase: MPDTYESTPVATVVGGHTGVADDYQGGMEALIRLRDDFPAETLQGLAEFSHLVVTWHFHLARPDDVALHVRSPRGNPAWPATGTFVHRNHRRPNQLATSFPRILGVDGRDIRVTDLDAVDGTPVLDLAPWFPSMGPRGEVRVPSWVDDMLPDYWRRSDER; encoded by the coding sequence GTGCCGGACACCTACGAGTCCACGCCCGTAGCCACCGTCGTCGGTGGCCACACCGGGGTCGCCGACGACTATCAGGGCGGCATGGAAGCGCTCATCCGGCTCCGGGACGACTTCCCGGCCGAAACCCTCCAAGGGCTGGCCGAGTTCTCCCATCTGGTCGTCACCTGGCACTTCCACCTCGCGCGCCCCGATGACGTGGCCCTCCATGTGCGCAGCCCGCGCGGCAACCCGGCCTGGCCCGCGACCGGCACCTTCGTCCACCGCAACCACCGCCGCCCCAACCAGCTCGCGACCTCGTTCCCCCGTATCCTCGGCGTCGACGGCCGCGACATCCGCGTCACCGATCTCGACGCGGTCGACGGAACACCGGTCCTCGACCTGGCACCCTGGTTCCCGTCCATGGGCCCACGCGGCGAGGTGCGCGTGCCGTCCTGGGTGGACGACATGCTCCCCGACTACTGGCGCCGGTCCGACGAACGCTGA
- a CDS encoding IS630 family transposase: protein MTADRHVTADVALRARIVLWAGEGRRRKDIAELAAVSARTVDRTRTRYAEHGVAGLVERKRGGGKEQVPPKTRGRVIALTRMTPPPESGLSHWSTRTLANHLKRREGIKVSFHYVARIWREENLKPHRSGTFKLSKDPAFAEKVADVVGLYLHPPGGAVILSVDEKTQVQALDRTQPVLPVAFAATEKRTHDYVRHGTTNLFAALNIATGEVTGECKPNRNGANFLAFLKKAVKQHAGKEIHIVLDNLSTHTTPEVKAWLGKNPHVHFHFTPVGSSWLNQIEIWFGIITRQSIRRGTFSSVHVLIKQIRDYIDSWNQNPKPFTWTATTNEILAKVRLVQTNVKKLVNNNLN, encoded by the coding sequence TTGACGGCGGACCGGCATGTGACAGCGGATGTGGCCCTGCGGGCCCGCATCGTGTTGTGGGCCGGCGAGGGCCGCCGCCGCAAGGACATCGCCGAACTCGCGGCGGTGTCCGCCCGGACGGTGGACCGCACCAGGACCCGGTACGCGGAGCACGGAGTTGCGGGCCTGGTGGAAAGGAAGCGCGGTGGCGGAAAGGAGCAGGTGCCGCCGAAGACCCGCGGCCGGGTGATCGCGCTGACGAGGATGACTCCGCCGCCGGAATCGGGCCTGTCGCACTGGTCGACGCGCACGCTGGCTAATCATCTGAAGCGGCGCGAGGGCATCAAGGTCTCGTTCCACTATGTCGCCCGCATCTGGCGGGAGGAGAATCTGAAGCCGCACCGGTCGGGCACCTTCAAACTGTCGAAAGACCCGGCGTTCGCGGAGAAGGTCGCCGATGTCGTCGGGTTGTATCTGCACCCGCCCGGTGGCGCTGTCATCCTGTCGGTCGACGAGAAGACGCAGGTACAGGCGCTGGACCGGACCCAGCCGGTCCTGCCCGTGGCCTTCGCAGCCACGGAGAAGCGCACCCACGACTACGTACGGCACGGCACCACGAACCTGTTCGCCGCACTGAATATCGCCACCGGCGAGGTGACCGGCGAATGCAAGCCGAACCGGAACGGCGCGAACTTTCTGGCCTTCCTGAAGAAGGCGGTGAAGCAGCATGCCGGCAAGGAGATCCATATCGTGCTGGACAACCTGTCCACGCACACCACCCCGGAGGTGAAGGCATGGCTGGGGAAGAATCCTCACGTGCACTTCCATTTCACCCCCGTCGGATCCTCGTGGCTGAACCAGATCGAGATCTGGTTCGGGATCATCACCCGGCAGTCGATCCGTCGCGGCACGTTCTCCAGCGTCCACGTCCTGATCAAGCAGATCCGCGACTACATCGACTCCTGGAACCAGAACCCGAAACCCTTCACCTGGACCGCTACCACCAACGAGATCCTCGCCAAGGTCCGACTCGTCCAGACCAACGTGAAGAAGCTCGTCAATAACAACTTGAACTGA
- a CDS encoding transposase family protein: MVTYVATLDVPRHVVDYLSRLLAAHRRHIGTPRGSRALGPFRQAVLVLRWFRERGCVHCLARDANISQATGYRYLHEGIDVLAEHAPDLHEVLARCRREGMTHVVLDGTLIECDRVAGVRENGNDLWFSQKHKAFGGNIQFLSAPDGTPLWVSDVEPGSVPDITAARIHVLPALYKAATAGLPTLADKGYIGAGIGIRVPVRRPKGRSERALHIDTRMTNTLIRHLRALGERTVAELKQRWRTLQHITLSPSRVGDITRAALVLNGIWK; encoded by the coding sequence TTGGTCACCTATGTTGCCACGCTCGACGTCCCACGCCACGTCGTGGACTACCTGTCCCGCCTGCTCGCAGCACACCGACGGCACATCGGTACCCCGCGCGGCAGCCGGGCCCTGGGCCCGTTCCGCCAGGCCGTGCTGGTCCTGCGCTGGTTCCGCGAGCGCGGCTGCGTGCACTGCCTGGCCCGCGACGCCAACATCTCCCAGGCCACCGGCTACCGCTACCTGCACGAAGGCATCGACGTCCTTGCCGAGCATGCCCCGGACCTGCACGAGGTCCTCGCCCGCTGTCGACGCGAAGGCATGACACACGTGGTCCTGGACGGGACGCTCATCGAATGCGACCGCGTGGCCGGTGTCCGCGAGAACGGCAACGACCTGTGGTTCAGCCAGAAACACAAGGCATTCGGCGGCAACATCCAGTTCCTGTCCGCCCCGGACGGCACCCCATTGTGGGTCTCCGACGTCGAGCCCGGCAGCGTCCCCGACATCACCGCCGCCCGCATCCACGTGCTGCCCGCGCTGTACAAGGCGGCCACCGCCGGCCTGCCGACCCTGGCCGACAAGGGCTACATCGGCGCGGGCATCGGCATCCGCGTTCCCGTCCGCCGCCCAAAAGGCCGCTCCGAGCGCGCACTTCACATCGACACCCGCATGACAAACACCCTGATCCGACACCTCCGAGCCCTCGGCGAGCGCACCGTCGCCGAGCTCAAACAGCGATGGCGCACCTTGCAGCACATCACGCTCAGCCCCAGCCGGGTCGGCGACATCACCCGAGCCGCCCTCGTCCTCAACGGAATCTGGAAATGA
- a CDS encoding thioredoxin domain-containing protein, which produces MSAIQTGKLQLNSTRPVATTGGDTSTFTQVTFPAPFPAGSTVIVTPFVQTFNGPDTPGLRIADVTPTGFKIRINELHASGKVTADGTHTEETVGWIAATV; this is translated from the coding sequence GTGAGCGCGATCCAGACGGGCAAGCTCCAGCTGAACTCCACACGCCCTGTGGCCACGACGGGCGGCGATACGTCGACCTTCACCCAGGTCACCTTCCCCGCCCCGTTCCCCGCCGGTTCCACGGTGATCGTGACCCCCTTCGTCCAGACGTTCAACGGCCCCGACACACCGGGACTGCGGATCGCGGACGTCACCCCGACGGGATTCAAGATCCGTATCAACGAACTCCACGCCAGCGGCAAGGTCACCGCCGACGGCACGCACACCGAGGAGACCGTCGGCTGGATCGCCGCTACCGTGTAG
- a CDS encoding RidA family protein, protein MSVTLLNPEGLPKPEVYRQMSVATGSKLVFLAGQVARDADGRPVGQGDFAAQVEQCYLNISTALASIGGSFDDVAKLTVYVVDWSPEKMPLLGEGVGRAAAKLGIDPVKPITLLGVAALGEPDLLVEVEATAVIE, encoded by the coding sequence ATGTCTGTGACGCTGCTCAATCCCGAGGGATTGCCGAAGCCCGAGGTCTACCGGCAGATGTCGGTCGCCACCGGATCGAAGCTGGTGTTCCTCGCGGGACAGGTCGCCCGCGACGCTGACGGCCGGCCCGTGGGCCAAGGGGACTTCGCCGCTCAGGTCGAGCAGTGCTATCTCAACATCAGCACCGCTCTGGCCTCGATCGGCGGCTCCTTCGACGACGTGGCGAAGCTGACCGTCTACGTCGTCGACTGGAGTCCCGAGAAGATGCCGCTGCTGGGTGAGGGCGTGGGCCGGGCGGCAGCGAAACTGGGCATCGATCCGGTCAAGCCGATCACCCTGCTGGGCGTCGCGGCGCTGGGGGAACCTGACCTCCTGGTCGAGGTCGAAGCCACCGCGGTCATCGAATAG